In the Nitrospirota bacterium genome, one interval contains:
- a CDS encoding multiubiquitin domain-containing protein, with amino-acid sequence MEKEKEHKEDHKNEAPGQNKEYAIIVNGRQKVVTTKELSFDEVVALAFDNPPTGQNIVFTVTYRRGEGNKPEGTLVEGGKVKIKEGIIFNVTATDKS; translated from the coding sequence ATGGAAAAAGAAAAAGAGCACAAGGAAGACCACAAAAATGAAGCACCCGGTCAAAACAAAGAATATGCGATCATTGTGAATGGTCGGCAAAAGGTCGTGACCACAAAAGAGCTTTCGTTTGACGAAGTTGTCGCTTTAGCTTTTGACAATCCTCCGACTGGCCAGAATATCGTTTTCACTGTGACATATAGACGGGGCGAAGGCAATAAGCCCGAGGGAACCTTGGTCGAGGGGGGAAAAGTCAAAATCAAAGAGGGAATAATCTTTAATGTCACAGCAACTGATAAATCGTAA
- a CDS encoding DUF4445 domain-containing protein: MKITLASGKVIPASADSSLLESLNREGVFLTSSCAGKGTCGKCKVIVKSGSADSKAKTKLSHEEIGRGYALACKTFPQSDLTIDIPKESVLTIEGKIATEKSKDLQALFAASGAELDPLTERTLLQLPPASLDDNISDLARLKRGLDAYGLSCLKVPFRLLKNLSATLRKDKWEVTISSIHTDDCHEVINIFPGDKESPRYGVAVDIGTTTLALYLIDLTDGKVVDIASTYNSQIRFGDDVITRIVHATEHGELANINEAVINDINIMLALLMKAHATDPDTIDQLVIAGNPTMTQLFFSLDPSSIREEPYIPTANTFPISFTGELGINLNPNTPVYTFPSVSSYVGGDIVSGVLASGMYKREELSLFMDIGTNGEIVLGNSELLVAAACSAGPCFEGSGMKHGMRATEGAIEDVKINRSTLEPEIEVIGESQPLGICGSGMIDAISEMFFTGIIDQRGKLQKDVSKRVRMGEDGLEFVIHYGKDRDIVLTEPDIENILRAKAAIYAGISILLSEVGFTFDDIQKVYIAGGFGKFLDIEKAIILGMLPDMPREKFKFLGNTSVTGAYLCSLSRKLRKEGEKIAERMTYLELSVSRSFMDEYVSGLFIPHTNMDAFPSVKALMKK; this comes from the coding sequence ATGAAGATAACACTCGCATCCGGCAAGGTCATTCCTGCATCCGCTGATTCATCGCTCCTTGAAAGCCTCAACCGAGAGGGCGTGTTCCTTACATCTTCATGCGCGGGCAAAGGCACCTGTGGCAAGTGCAAGGTTATCGTAAAGTCAGGCTCTGCAGATTCTAAAGCAAAGACAAAGCTTTCACACGAAGAGATAGGCCGCGGCTATGCGCTTGCCTGCAAGACCTTTCCGCAAAGCGACCTTACAATAGATATTCCCAAAGAGTCTGTCCTCACGATTGAAGGCAAGATAGCGACTGAAAAGTCCAAAGACCTTCAGGCCCTCTTCGCAGCCTCAGGCGCAGAGCTCGACCCGCTTACTGAGAGGACACTGCTTCAGCTTCCTCCTGCGTCACTTGATGACAATATCAGCGACCTTGCGAGGCTCAAGAGAGGGCTGGATGCATACGGACTCTCCTGTTTAAAGGTGCCTTTCAGATTGTTGAAGAACCTTTCCGCGACATTGAGAAAAGATAAATGGGAGGTGACGATATCCTCGATACATACCGATGACTGCCATGAGGTCATTAATATCTTTCCGGGAGATAAAGAGTCGCCGCGCTACGGCGTTGCTGTTGATATCGGTACCACAACGCTTGCGCTCTATCTGATCGACCTGACAGACGGCAAGGTAGTTGATATCGCATCAACATATAATTCGCAGATAAGGTTCGGGGATGATGTCATCACAAGGATCGTGCATGCGACAGAGCACGGCGAGCTCGCCAATATCAATGAGGCTGTCATAAATGACATCAACATCATGCTGGCGCTGCTGATGAAGGCGCACGCTACAGACCCTGATACGATAGACCAGCTCGTTATCGCGGGCAACCCGACAATGACACAGCTCTTCTTCAGCCTCGACCCTTCATCAATAAGAGAGGAACCTTATATTCCGACTGCAAATACTTTCCCGATCTCTTTCACAGGCGAGCTCGGAATAAATCTAAACCCGAATACGCCTGTATACACCTTCCCTTCAGTCTCAAGTTATGTAGGCGGGGACATCGTCTCAGGCGTTCTTGCGTCAGGGATGTATAAACGGGAGGAACTCTCTCTATTTATGGATATCGGCACCAACGGCGAGATAGTGCTCGGCAACTCTGAGTTGCTTGTGGCTGCCGCATGTTCAGCAGGCCCGTGCTTTGAAGGAAGCGGCATGAAGCACGGCATGCGCGCGACAGAGGGAGCGATAGAGGATGTGAAGATAAACCGCAGCACGCTTGAGCCTGAGATCGAGGTGATAGGCGAATCTCAGCCGCTCGGCATCTGCGGCTCGGGAATGATCGACGCGATATCTGAGATGTTCTTCACAGGCATCATTGACCAGAGGGGCAAGCTGCAGAAAGATGTTTCAAAGAGAGTGAGGATGGGCGAGGACGGACTTGAGTTCGTGATCCATTACGGAAAGGACAGGGATATCGTTCTGACCGAGCCTGACATAGAGAATATACTCAGGGCAAAAGCCGCCATCTACGCGGGCATTTCGATACTTCTCAGCGAAGTTGGTTTTACATTTGATGATATTCAAAAGGTCTATATAGCAGGCGGATTCGGAAAGTTCCTTGATATTGAAAAAGCGATAATACTTGGAATGCTTCCTGACATGCCGAGAGAGAAGTTTAAATTCTTAGGCAATACCTCTGTCACAGGCGCATACCTCTGCTCGCTCTCCAGAAAACTGCGGAAAGAAGGCGAGAAGATAGCAGAGAGGATGACATATCTCGAACTCTCTGTCTCACGCTCATTTATGGATGAGTATGTCTCAGGATTGTTCATCCCGCACACGAACATGGATGCGTTCCCAAGCGTTAAGGCGCTGATGAAGAAGTAG
- a CDS encoding tyrosine--tRNA ligase, producing MLKPEEQLKIFKRGTFEILLEKELLKKLERSYKEKKPLKLKVGFDPTAPDIHLGHTVLLQKMRQLQDIGHQLTLIIGDLTGMIGDPTGRNEIRKPLTKEEVLKNAETYKTQVFKVLDPEKTEIRFNSEWLDKLSTIEIIKLQAKQTVARMLERDDFKKRFANNNSIGIHEFMYPLLQGYDSVVLQSDVELGGTDQRFNLLMGRELQEKDGQEPQVLVIMPLLEGTDGIKKMSKSLGNYIGISEPAKDIYGKILSISDELMVKYYELLSHISIDELAKLKEGLKDGSVHPKKAKEELALEITERYHSKDEALKAKEEFDSIFKDHGVPDDVPVYILEDENDFWLPKVLKDSSSVKSTGEAIRLMQQGGVKVDDEKFDDPDKKLTAGEYLLKVGKRRFLKIVAKK from the coding sequence ATGCTTAAACCTGAAGAACAGCTGAAGATATTTAAGAGGGGAACGTTTGAGATCCTGCTCGAAAAGGAGCTTCTCAAGAAGCTTGAACGCTCTTACAAAGAGAAGAAGCCTTTAAAGCTGAAGGTCGGTTTTGACCCCACCGCTCCTGACATCCACCTCGGACATACTGTGCTCCTTCAGAAGATGCGCCAGCTACAGGATATCGGGCACCAGCTCACCCTCATAATCGGAGACCTCACAGGCATGATAGGCGACCCTACAGGAAGAAATGAGATAAGAAAGCCGCTTACAAAGGAAGAGGTCTTGAAGAATGCGGAGACATACAAGACCCAGGTCTTTAAGGTTCTTGACCCTGAGAAAACAGAAATACGCTTCAACAGCGAGTGGCTTGATAAGCTCTCAACCATAGAGATCATAAAGCTTCAGGCAAAACAGACCGTTGCCCGCATGCTTGAGCGGGACGACTTTAAAAAGAGGTTTGCAAATAATAACTCCATCGGCATACATGAGTTCATGTACCCGCTCCTTCAGGGATATGATTCAGTCGTGCTTCAATCTGATGTCGAGCTTGGAGGCACAGACCAGAGGTTCAACCTCCTGATGGGTAGGGAGCTTCAGGAGAAGGACGGACAGGAGCCGCAGGTGCTTGTCATCATGCCGCTTCTTGAAGGAACGGACGGCATAAAGAAGATGTCAAAGAGCCTCGGCAACTACATCGGCATCTCAGAACCTGCAAAAGATATCTACGGAAAGATCCTCTCCATCAGCGATGAGCTAATGGTCAAGTACTATGAACTTTTAAGCCATATATCTATTGATGAACTTGCTAAATTAAAAGAAGGACTGAAAGACGGTTCTGTCCATCCTAAAAAAGCAAAAGAAGAACTTGCCCTTGAGATAACTGAGAGGTATCACAGCAAAGACGAGGCGCTCAAGGCGAAGGAAGAGTTTGACAGCATCTTTAAAGATCATGGCGTGCCCGATGACGTTCCTGTTTACATACTGGAAGATGAGAATGACTTCTGGCTTCCCAAAGTTTTAAAAGATTCCAGCTCAGTCAAAAGCACCGGAGAGGCCATAAGGCTCATGCAGCAGGGCGGTGTGAAGGTTGATGATGAGAAGTTTGATGACCCTGATAAAAAACTTACTGCCGGTGAATACCTTCTGAAAGTTGGGAAGAGACGGTTTTTGAAGATAGTGGCTAAGAAGTAA
- the hemB gene encoding porphobilinogen synthase, translated as MSLLNRPRRLRANESIRRLVRETHLSTDDLVYPLFVTFGKNVKKKINAMPGCFQMSVDLIVKEAQAAYKLGIPAVLLFGIPEHKDAHASEAYKKNGVVQTAVKAIKNKVPGLLVITDVCLCEYTDHGHCGIIKGEKVLNDPTLEVLAKEALSHAEAGADIIAPSDMMDGRIGYIRDALDEHGFDDTPIMSYAAKYASAFYGPFRDAAESVPQFGDRKSYQMDPPNRIEALREVALDIEEGADIVMVKPALSYLDIISDIKNTFDLPVAAYNVSGEYSMVKAAAKLGWIDENKVMMEILTSIKRAGADIIITYHAMEAAKELRK; from the coding sequence ATGTCTTTACTAAACAGGCCGAGAAGGCTCAGGGCAAATGAAAGCATAAGAAGGCTGGTTCGTGAAACACATCTCAGTACGGATGACCTCGTATATCCATTGTTCGTGACCTTTGGCAAGAACGTAAAGAAGAAGATAAACGCGATGCCCGGATGTTTTCAGATGTCTGTGGATCTCATCGTCAAGGAAGCGCAGGCAGCATACAAGCTCGGCATACCTGCTGTTCTGCTCTTTGGCATTCCTGAGCATAAGGATGCCCATGCGTCAGAGGCATATAAAAAGAACGGCGTGGTTCAGACTGCTGTAAAGGCGATAAAGAATAAGGTTCCCGGCCTTCTTGTCATAACGGATGTCTGCCTGTGCGAATATACTGACCACGGCCACTGCGGAATTATAAAGGGAGAAAAGGTGCTGAATGACCCGACGCTTGAGGTGCTTGCGAAAGAGGCGCTCTCGCATGCAGAGGCAGGCGCGGATATCATCGCCCCTTCAGACATGATGGACGGCAGGATAGGTTATATAAGAGACGCGCTTGATGAGCACGGTTTTGATGATACACCGATAATGAGCTATGCCGCGAAATACGCTTCTGCTTTTTACGGCCCGTTCAGGGATGCGGCAGAATCAGTGCCGCAGTTCGGTGACAGGAAGAGCTACCAGATGGACCCTCCTAACAGGATCGAGGCGCTTAGGGAAGTTGCGCTTGATATAGAAGAAGGCGCTGACATCGTAATGGTCAAGCCTGCGCTGTCATATCTTGACATCATATCGGATATTAAAAATACCTTTGACCTGCCTGTTGCCGCATACAATGTCAGCGGCGAATACTCAATGGTCAAGGCGGCAGCCAAGCTCGGCTGGATAGATGAGAATAAGGTCATGATGGAGATTCTCACCTCCATAAAAAGGGCAGGCGCTGACATCATAATCACATACCACGCGATGGAAGCAGCCAAAGAGCTTAGAAAATAA
- a CDS encoding mannose-1-phosphate guanylyltransferase/mannose-6-phosphate isomerase: MERGGEIKIHPILLAGGTGTRLWPVSRELFPKQLVNLVGDESLIQNTIKRLSPTVELERLKIVCGKEHFFEIARHLEALGISSEGKIITEPCGRNTAPAILLAILNILKTEEDAVMLVFPSDHVIKDLQGFHERLEAAVRLAEKDHIVTFGIKPDRPETGYGYIEGEGTVEEGALKVKRFVEKPDLETAKDYLSKGNFFWNSGMFAFKASVMVNEFAAAEPGLLNNMRAILSGNAPVSMDSYAALPNISIDYAIMEKTMRGVVLPSDFGWSDIGTWETLYNFLPKDSDDNVVEGDVILKDTKHSFVRGGSRLVVVTGLENVVVIDTPDTVFISDLEKSRDVKNIVAELKEKGREEYKSHATVYRPWGTYTILEEMEGTKIKRIVVYPGAKLSLQMHHHRNEHWVVVSGTAKIINGDRTIILKENQSTYVPKESRHRLENPGKEPLHLIEVQMGGYLGEDDIVRFDDDFGRE; the protein is encoded by the coding sequence ATGGAAAGAGGGGGAGAAATAAAGATCCATCCGATCCTCCTTGCAGGCGGCACAGGCACAAGGCTGTGGCCTGTTTCAAGGGAGCTATTCCCGAAGCAGCTTGTGAACCTTGTAGGAGACGAATCCCTGATACAGAACACGATCAAGAGGCTCTCCCCTACAGTAGAACTTGAGAGGCTCAAGATAGTCTGCGGCAAAGAACATTTTTTTGAGATCGCTAGGCATCTTGAGGCGCTTGGGATATCCTCAGAAGGAAAGATAATCACCGAACCATGCGGAAGAAACACCGCTCCCGCGATATTACTGGCAATACTTAATATCTTAAAGACTGAAGAAGATGCGGTTATGCTCGTATTCCCTTCAGACCATGTGATAAAGGATCTTCAGGGTTTTCATGAAAGGCTTGAGGCTGCGGTAAGGCTTGCGGAAAAAGATCATATCGTTACTTTCGGGATAAAACCTGACAGGCCTGAGACAGGCTACGGCTACATAGAAGGCGAAGGAACAGTAGAGGAAGGGGCGCTTAAGGTCAAGAGGTTTGTCGAGAAGCCGGATCTTGAGACCGCAAAGGATTATCTCAGCAAGGGGAACTTCTTCTGGAACAGCGGCATGTTCGCGTTCAAGGCATCTGTAATGGTTAATGAGTTTGCCGCGGCAGAGCCGGGACTTTTAAATAACATGCGCGCCATATTGTCAGGCAATGCGCCTGTCTCCATGGACAGCTATGCGGCGCTTCCCAATATCTCCATCGATTACGCGATCATGGAGAAGACCATGAGAGGGGTTGTGCTCCCGTCGGACTTCGGGTGGAGCGACATAGGGACATGGGAGACGCTCTATAATTTTCTTCCAAAAGACAGCGATGATAATGTTGTGGAAGGAGATGTCATATTAAAAGATACAAAACACAGTTTTGTCAGAGGCGGCAGCAGGCTGGTTGTTGTGACAGGGCTTGAGAATGTAGTTGTCATTGATACTCCCGACACCGTCTTTATCTCAGACCTCGAAAAGAGCAGGGATGTAAAAAATATTGTCGCTGAATTAAAGGAAAAGGGGCGCGAGGAGTACAAGTCCCATGCCACTGTCTACCGTCCATGGGGCACATATACGATCCTTGAAGAGATGGAAGGTACAAAGATAAAACGTATCGTTGTTTACCCCGGCGCCAAACTTTCGCTTCAGATGCATCATCACAGGAACGAACACTGGGTCGTTGTAAGCGGCACCGCAAAGATAATCAACGGAGACCGGACAATTATCCTCAAAGAGAACCAGTCAACCTATGTCCCGAAAGAGAGCCGCCACCGCCTTGAGAACCCGGGCAAAGAGCCCCTGCACCTGATCGAGGTCCAGATGGGCGGTTATCTTGGCGAGGATGACATAGTCAGGTTTGACGATGATTTCGGCAGGGAGTAG
- the rpsK gene encoding 30S ribosomal protein S11 produces MFKKDEAVSGNVAVQLMPDNIVVTFLDMKGKVVTWSSTLAQGFKGEWRISSQAAKKTAAAAAKKAAYAGMFEVNIYIKNDYGDEMDMVIKAIIEGILSAGIKIQMVYDKHGVRIRHDRENKPDKGDIFVLEKYIERLKEWWRMLWW; encoded by the coding sequence ATGTTTAAGAAGGATGAAGCGGTTTCAGGCAACGTTGCCGTGCAGCTGATGCCTGACAATATCGTAGTAACGTTCTTAGACATGAAAGGCAAAGTTGTTACGTGGTCATCTACGCTTGCGCAGGGTTTTAAGGGCGAGTGGAGAATATCCTCCCAGGCTGCGAAAAAAACTGCTGCCGCCGCTGCGAAAAAAGCGGCATATGCCGGAATGTTCGAGGTGAACATTTATATAAAGAACGATTACGGCGATGAAATGGATATGGTCATCAAGGCCATTATTGAAGGCATCTTATCCGCCGGGATCAAGATCCAGATGGTATATGACAAACACGGCGTCAGGATCAGGCACGACAGGGAGAATAAGCCGGACAAAGGGGATATCTTTGTGCTGGAGAAGTATATTGAGAGGTTAAAAGAGTGGTGGAGAATGCTCTGGTGGTGA
- a CDS encoding Bro-N domain-containing protein: METNIAVFRGKGIRKTIHKNEWWFVVEDVVLALIESSDSKQYIQRMKQRDPELGKGWVQIVHTLSIDTEGGLQKMNCANTEGIFRIIQSIPSPKAEPFKRWLAKVGYERVQEIENPELGTKRTRELYKAKGYSDEWIEKRMRGIAIREELTDEWKKREVKEKKEYEILTAEIAKAAFGVTPGQHKKLKGLKRENLRDHMNDLELIFSMLGEAATTEITKVDDAKGFHESKRSARKGGEVAGMARKDLEKKTGKRVVSKENYLTEPESRKRLGRKK, from the coding sequence ATGGAAACGAATATTGCAGTTTTTAGAGGTAAGGGGATCAGAAAGACGATTCATAAGAATGAATGGTGGTTTGTCGTTGAGGATGTTGTATTGGCGCTTATTGAATCAAGCGACTCAAAACAATATATACAGCGCATGAAACAGCGCGATCCCGAACTAGGCAAAGGGTGGGTACAAATTGTACATACCCTTTCCATAGATACTGAAGGCGGTCTTCAAAAGATGAACTGCGCCAACACAGAGGGCATTTTCCGCATTATTCAGTCTATCCCATCCCCTAAGGCGGAGCCTTTCAAACGCTGGCTGGCAAAGGTTGGTTATGAACGAGTTCAGGAGATCGAAAATCCTGAACTCGGAACAAAGCGGACAAGAGAATTGTATAAGGCAAAGGGATATTCCGATGAATGGATAGAAAAGCGCATGCGCGGCATTGCGATCAGGGAAGAGCTTACAGACGAATGGAAGAAGAGGGAAGTGAAGGAGAAAAAGGAATATGAGATACTTACTGCCGAGATCGCAAAGGCTGCATTCGGCGTAACCCCGGGTCAGCATAAGAAATTAAAAGGGTTGAAACGCGAGAACCTGAGAGACCATATGAATGACCTTGAGCTGATATTCTCAATGCTTGGCGAAGCTGCTACAACGGAGATAACTAAAGTTGATGATGCAAAAGGGTTTCATGAGAGCAAACGTTCAGCGCGCAAAGGTGGCGAGGTTGCAGGCATGGCGAGAAAAGACCTTGAGAAGAAGACGGGAAAGAGGGTTGTTTCAAAGGAGAATTATCTGACTGAACCTGAGAGCAGGAAAAGATTGGGAAGGAAGAAGTAG
- a CDS encoding diguanylate cyclase has translation MNDNKNLVLIIDDDLPLTRLIDLKLKKAGFTTLTAMDSGSAMEALSKNHVDLIICDIQMPGTSGFEFRENILNKSETRDIPFIFLTASSESVDQVKGFRLRVDDYITKPFDPSILVARVRSVIERHATFTERSSIDQLTGLLNRQALEQRVEKELSRIGRYGGGISIVFIDIDNFKQVNDRHGHSVGDLVLIQLGQLFQQKLRTIDFAGRYGGEEFLLCLINSDKEGAMELTRRLLSSFRETPVSDAKLLCTFSAGIASAPEDGASFSVLCNKADEAMYISKKEGKNRVTSWKEGEK, from the coding sequence ATGAATGATAATAAAAATTTGGTCCTTATCATTGACGATGACCTGCCGCTTACAAGGCTTATAGACCTTAAATTGAAGAAGGCAGGTTTTACGACGCTTACCGCAATGGACAGCGGCAGCGCCATGGAGGCGTTGTCCAAAAATCATGTGGACCTCATAATCTGTGATATTCAGATGCCCGGGACGAGCGGTTTTGAATTTCGCGAGAATATACTCAACAAGTCCGAGACCAGGGATATACCTTTTATCTTTCTTACGGCAAGCTCAGAGTCTGTGGATCAGGTCAAGGGATTTCGCCTGAGGGTGGATGACTATATTACAAAGCCGTTCGATCCGTCGATACTTGTCGCGCGCGTAAGGTCTGTGATCGAGCGGCACGCGACATTTACAGAGAGGTCGAGCATCGACCAGCTTACAGGCCTTCTGAACCGCCAGGCGCTTGAACAGAGGGTGGAGAAAGAGCTTTCACGCATCGGCAGGTACGGCGGCGGCATATCGATCGTCTTTATTGATATAGATAATTTTAAACAGGTAAATGACCGGCATGGCCATTCTGTCGGCGACCTTGTGCTTATACAGCTCGGCCAGCTCTTTCAGCAAAAGCTGAGAACCATTGATTTTGCAGGCCGCTACGGCGGCGAAGAGTTCCTGCTCTGCCTTATAAACTCAGACAAGGAAGGAGCCATGGAGCTGACCAGGAGGCTTCTGTCGTCATTCAGGGAGACTCCCGTAAGTGACGCGAAACTTCTCTGCACCTTCAGCGCGGGCATAGCCTCTGCGCCTGAGGACGGCGCAAGTTTTTCAGTCCTCTGCAATAAGGCTGATGAGGCGATGTATATCTCAAAGAAGGAAGGAAAGAACAGGGTCACTTCATGGAAAGAGGGGGAGAAATAA
- a CDS encoding ImmA/IrrE family metallo-endopeptidase, whose product MNPEYYASTLLNDLNVISLPVNPFTIACSLKLNVVEVDADSFDGLYLRVGDKVVININKNITNIGRKHFTLAHEIAHHCIPSHDQNNYQCIPNPFKNKDIKEVEADQFASEFLLPERLFKPLLYQYKPDFESIQELADDCGTSLTATAIKFAKHTEDCCVLIATSENKIKWFQKSSSFPYWIEHGKQVSPGTLTASYSLKGVVQEAESQEVHATFWFNGKGIDNATTLFESCVPMIDYGVVLTMLWFPEPPYDNSGYCDEDKEHRYEESSWKWQDPKE is encoded by the coding sequence TTGAATCCTGAATATTACGCCTCTACGCTTCTAAACGACTTGAATGTAATTAGTTTGCCCGTCAATCCTTTTACTATTGCCTGCTCTTTAAAACTCAACGTTGTAGAAGTTGATGCAGATAGTTTTGATGGGTTGTATCTTCGCGTGGGTGACAAAGTTGTAATCAACATAAATAAGAATATTACAAATATAGGTAGAAAGCATTTTACCTTAGCGCATGAAATTGCTCATCATTGTATCCCCTCTCATGATCAAAATAACTATCAATGTATACCTAATCCCTTTAAGAACAAGGATATAAAAGAAGTAGAGGCTGATCAGTTTGCGTCAGAATTTCTCTTACCTGAAAGGCTATTTAAGCCATTGCTTTATCAATACAAGCCAGATTTCGAAAGTATTCAAGAACTTGCCGATGACTGTGGGACAAGTCTGACAGCAACCGCGATCAAATTCGCAAAACATACTGAAGATTGTTGTGTCTTGATTGCAACTTCAGAGAATAAAATAAAATGGTTTCAAAAATCATCTTCTTTTCCATACTGGATTGAACATGGCAAACAAGTTTCTCCAGGTACTTTAACAGCATCATATTCCCTAAAAGGTGTCGTTCAAGAAGCCGAGTCACAAGAAGTACATGCTACGTTCTGGTTTAATGGGAAGGGGATAGATAATGCCACTACTCTTTTCGAAAGCTGCGTGCCAATGATAGATTATGGGGTAGTGCTTACAATGCTCTGGTTTCCAGAGCCACCATATGATAACTCTGGTTATTGTGATGAAGACAAAGAGCATAGATATGAGGAAAGCTCTTGGAAATGGCAAGATCCAAAAGAATAA
- a CDS encoding helix-turn-helix transcriptional regulator: MSETVGDRIKAERIKTGWNQTKLAEIAGVRPSTISQIENGDRYPSTEVLEKLAKALKTTVSRLLGQTSKDELEDILQDPDVQLLFRDFKNLSAKDREMILRQIKFLKSERK; the protein is encoded by the coding sequence ATGTCTGAAACTGTAGGGGATAGAATAAAAGCGGAAAGGATTAAAACTGGCTGGAACCAAACGAAGTTGGCAGAAATCGCAGGTGTTCGCCCCTCTACAATCAGTCAAATTGAAAATGGAGATAGATATCCATCAACTGAGGTATTAGAAAAGCTTGCTAAAGCTCTGAAGACTACTGTCAGTCGCCTTTTGGGACAAACATCTAAAGATGAACTCGAAGACATTCTCCAAGATCCCGATGTGCAGCTACTTTTCAGGGATTTCAAAAACCTGTCGGCAAAAGACAGAGAAATGATTTTACGACAGATCAAATTTTTGAAATCCGAAAGGAAATGA